The following DNA comes from Cellulophaga sp. HaHa_2_95.
GAACAGGCAAAGCTGTTTTTGATGTTTTTGCTTACAATAATAAAATTAATACGGTGAAGTCTAACCGGTTGCCTATTTATCAATTAGGAAACCTTAATGACCCATTGTACGGTAAAACTACCGCAACAATTACGTCTCAATTACAGCTGTCTACTGTGGCGCCAACTTTTGGAACCTATACACAAGCTACTGAAGATGGAGCGGTATCAGATACAATACCAGCAACCATTGTAGAGAATGAAACAGTAAAGAGTGTTTATCTTTATATTCCTTATTTGCAAGATGTAAAGGATACAGATGGTGATGGGGTTCCAGATGATTTGGATGTTGATGCATCGGATGCTAATAGTGATACAGATGGAGATGGAGTTTCGGATAACCAAGAACGAATTTCTGGGTTAAATCCGTTGAGTAACGATACAGATAATGATGGAATCCTAGATGCTGAAGATGGTGAGAATGACCTGGCAGCGTATCCTAAGAAGTTTATTTTAGATAGTATTTATGGATCTGGAAAAGCAAATCCATTTCGCCTAAAAGTACAGCGTTCTACTTATTTTTTAAGAGATTTAAATCCTGATACAAACTTTGAGGATTCACAAGACTTTTATTCAGATCATGATTTCACGCCGTTTCTTACGGATGTTTTGTTTGAGGGTACAGAAACTGTTCGTGATACAGAAATCATTACTTATAATGAGGATGATCCTGATACAGAGGATGTAGATGAGGATGGTACTGTTGATCAAACTATTGGTGCAGGTATATGGGTGCCTTTAGATAATCAGTTTTTTCAAGAAAATATCTTGGATAAAGAAGGCTCCCAAGAGCTTTTAAATAATACTAATTTTAAGAATTTCTTACGAGGTATTCATGTTTCTATTGACACCGCTGATGATATTTTTATGTTGTTGAATTTAGCAGGAGCAAATATTACCATAACGTATACTCATGATGCTATTGATATAAACGGCACTGCGACAGATGAATCCGATGATGAGAGTATAGTTTTGGAGAAACGATTTGTAATTAATCTGGTTACAGGTGATGGCATTTCAACAGCTATTACAGGGAATGCAGTAAATACATTTATTAATGAAGAATATTCTCCGGAGGTCTTAGAAGCATTGAATTCAACCGAAAATGCGGAGAAAATTTATCTAAAAGGTGGGGCAGGTACCTACACGCAGCTTAAGTTATTTGCAGAAGAAACGGTATTGAGTACGAGCGTTATTAGCCAGATAAAAGCTAATAATTGGATTATAAATGAAGCTAATTTAGTGTTCTATGTAGATAGAACTAGTTTAGATGCTGCCCCAGGAGTAATAGAGCCTATGCGTCTTTATCTATATAACGCTGAAACAAATGAAGTCTTATACAATACTATAACAGAATTTAGTGTTTCTAACCCAACAGCACTATCTGTATTTCCTTTTTATGATGGTGTGTTGCAAAAAGAAAGTGACAAAGGAATTAAATATAAGATCCGAATTACAGATTATATCAATAGATTAATTAGTGGTGACTTATCTATTGCTACACTTGGTTTATCCGTTACTTCAGATATTAGAGTAGTGAGTATAGGAGGTGCAAAATTAGAAACATCTGAAGTTAAAATTCCGATAATGTCAACTATTAACCCATTCGGGACCGTACTTTATGGTAGTAATACGTCAGATCAAGAAAAGAAACTTCAATTAGAGATTTTATATACGGAAGTAGAGTAAGTAATTGCTTATAAGTATACCACTCAAAGTTTTTATTCGTTTTACGTCTATAGTTAGCTTAGGAATTGTTGCGTTATCCATAGTTTTGCGCGGAATTTTTGAGCATTAACCAAATTATTTATTCAGTATGTGTGGAATTGTAGGATATATAGGGCATCGTGATGCCTACCCAGTAATTATAAAAGGACTTCAAAGGTTAGAGTATAGGGGTTATGATAGTGCAGGAGTTGCTATTTATGACGGTTCTACTATTAACTTATGTAAGACCAAAGGAAAAGTAGAAGATCTTAAAAATAAGGCTGAAGCTGGTATGGCTTTAGGAGGGAATCTAGGAATTGGTCATACAAGATGGGCAACTCATGGGGTTCCTAATGATGTAAATTCACATCCTCATTATTCAAACTCTGGCGATTTAGTAATTATTCATAATGGAATTATAGAAAACTATGACTCTATTAAAAAGGAATTAATAAATCGTGGGTATGTTTTTCATTCAGATACGGATACTGAGGTATTGGTGAATCTTATTGAAGAAGTAAAGAAAAAAGAAAACGTCAAATTAGGTAAAGCAGTTCAGATTGCATTGAATCAGGCTGTAGGAGCATATGCTATTGCTGTTTTTGATAGAAATAAGCCAGATGAAATTGTTGTAGCTAAATTAGGGAGTCCATTGGCTATTGGAATTGGTGAAGATGAATTTTTTATCGCTTCAGATGCATCTCCTTTTATTGAGTTCACAAACAATGCGATGTATTTGGAAGATGAAGAGATGGCAATTATCCGTCTTGGAAAAGAAATTAAACTTCGTAAGATAAAAGATGATTCTGTTGTGTATCCTATTATAAAGGAATTACAATTAAACATTGAAGAAATTGAAAAAGGTGGTTACGATCACTTTATGTTGAAAGAAATTTATGAGCAGCCTAGAGCTATTCAAGATACCTACCGTGGTCGTCTTCTGGCAGATCAAGGCTTGATAAAAATGGCGGGTATTGATGATAACTTGGAAAAGTTCATGAATGCTAACAGAATTATCATTGTAGCTTGTGGTACTTCATGGCATGCAGGTCTTGTGGCAGAATATATTTTTGAAGACATTGCCAGAATACCTGTAGAGGTAGAGTATGCATCTGAGTTTAGATACAGAAATCCTGTAATCACAGATAAAGATGTATTAATTGCTATTTCTCAATCAGGAGAAACGGCAGATACCTTAGCGGCTATAAAATTAGCAAAAGAAAAGGGTGCTTTTGTTTTTGGAGTATGTAATGTAGTTGGATCTACAATTTCAAGAGAAACAGATGCTGGTGCATATACGCATGCAGGTCCTGAAATTGGAGTAGCTTCAACAAAAGCATTTACAACTCAAATTACTGTGTTAAGCTTAATTGCTTTAAAATTAGCGAAAGAAAAAGGGGTGCTTTCTAAAAGTAAGTACCATGAGTTCTTAACGGAACTTGAAAATATTCCATCAAAAGTAGAAAAGGCTTTATTGTCCAACGAAT
Coding sequences within:
- a CDS encoding DUF4270 domain-containing protein; this encodes MTFIKKISFSVIAGLVVAGLFSSCEDEVTTIGSGVIAGEPFGTGKAVFDVFAYNNKINTVKSNRLPIYQLGNLNDPLYGKTTATITSQLQLSTVAPTFGTYTQATEDGAVSDTIPATIVENETVKSVYLYIPYLQDVKDTDGDGVPDDLDVDASDANSDTDGDGVSDNQERISGLNPLSNDTDNDGILDAEDGENDLAAYPKKFILDSIYGSGKANPFRLKVQRSTYFLRDLNPDTNFEDSQDFYSDHDFTPFLTDVLFEGTETVRDTEIITYNEDDPDTEDVDEDGTVDQTIGAGIWVPLDNQFFQENILDKEGSQELLNNTNFKNFLRGIHVSIDTADDIFMLLNLAGANITITYTHDAIDINGTATDESDDESIVLEKRFVINLVTGDGISTAITGNAVNTFINEEYSPEVLEALNSTENAEKIYLKGGAGTYTQLKLFAEETVLSTSVISQIKANNWIINEANLVFYVDRTSLDAAPGVIEPMRLYLYNAETNEVLYNTITEFSVSNPTALSVFPFYDGVLQKESDKGIKYKIRITDYINRLISGDLSIATLGLSVTSDIRVVSIGGAKLETSEVKIPIMSTINPFGTVLYGSNTSDQEKKLQLEILYTEVE
- the glmS gene encoding glutamine--fructose-6-phosphate transaminase (isomerizing), whose product is MCGIVGYIGHRDAYPVIIKGLQRLEYRGYDSAGVAIYDGSTINLCKTKGKVEDLKNKAEAGMALGGNLGIGHTRWATHGVPNDVNSHPHYSNSGDLVIIHNGIIENYDSIKKELINRGYVFHSDTDTEVLVNLIEEVKKKENVKLGKAVQIALNQAVGAYAIAVFDRNKPDEIVVAKLGSPLAIGIGEDEFFIASDASPFIEFTNNAMYLEDEEMAIIRLGKEIKLRKIKDDSVVYPIIKELQLNIEEIEKGGYDHFMLKEIYEQPRAIQDTYRGRLLADQGLIKMAGIDDNLEKFMNANRIIIVACGTSWHAGLVAEYIFEDIARIPVEVEYASEFRYRNPVITDKDVLIAISQSGETADTLAAIKLAKEKGAFVFGVCNVVGSTISRETDAGAYTHAGPEIGVASTKAFTTQITVLSLIALKLAKEKGVLSKSKYHEFLTELENIPSKVEKALLSNELIEKVAEVYKDATNCLYLGRGYNFPVALEGALKLKEISYIHAEGYPAAEMKHGPIALIDEHMPVFVIATKRGHYEKVVSNIQEIKSRKGKIIAIVTEGDEAVKELADHVIEVPETFESLTPLLTTIPLQLLSYHIALMRGCNVDQPRNLAKSVTVE